AACCTCACACGAAGCGCACCGTTGAAAAACAAAATGCCTGTATCAGCGGAACTGACACAGGCATCTTGCTGACAGAAAGTCCGATGCGCCGGATTACTTACGCAGACCCAGCTTCTCGATCAGAGCGCGGTAACGGTCAGCGTCCTTGCCCTTCAGGTAGTCGAGCAGCTTGCGACGACGGCTCACCATGCGCAGCAGACCGCGGCGGCTGTGGTGGTCCTTCGTGTGGGCCTTGAAGTGGACCGTCAGTTCGTTGATGCGCGTGGTCAGCAGAGCGACCTGAACTTCGGGCGAGCCGGTGTCGTTAGCAGCGCGTGCGAATTGCGCGACGACGTCGGATTTCTTGGTGATTTCAGCTACGGACATGTTGATTTCCTTTGAATCGACAGGCGGTCACGGAAGAAAGGCCGTGCCGTGGTTACAACAAAACGAGTCGCGTATTGTAGCACAGCCCGTTCATCCGGCGAACCCCGCCGTTTCGGGCCGTGCTTCTGGCCAGGCCCGCCTCCCGCCACGGCTGGACGTTCACAGGCCGCTCAGGGCCGCTTCATCCGGCATGTCGTGGGCGGCACCGTGCGCTCGGGCGGCAGCGCCAGTACCGTTCTGAAGCCGTAACCCGAGCCTTCGTTGTCGAAATGAACGCCCGGCGTGCCTGCCTTGTCCATTTCCATCACGTAAAGGGCTGGATCAACTGGTGGTCGTCGGCGCGCATCCACGATGCATGAAAACCATTGTCGTACTTCATCCCTTCCAGCGCCTTCGCGACCTTTTCCGGCTGCGCGCTGCCCGCACGGGCCATCGCCGTCGCGAGCATCTCGATCATCAGCGGCATGCGCAGCACGGGATAATCGTCCTGCGCGGCCGGGAAACGTTGCCGGAACGACGCGTACCACGCGTCCGATGCCGCGCCGCCCGCGTTCGGATGCCAGTCGGCCACGGCGATCACGCGCTTCACGCCCGCGTCGCCGAGCGCGGCCGGCGCGCCCAGGCTGTTGCCGTAGAACGTGTAGAACTTCGTGTCGAGGCCCTGCTCGCGCGCCGCCTTCACCAGCAGCGTCAGATCGTTGCCCCAGTTGCCCGTGACCACCGCGTCCGCGCCGCTCGCGCGAATCTTCGCGATGTACGGCGCAAAATCCTTCACGCGCCCGATCGGATGAAACTCGTCGCCGACCACCGCGACATCCGGCCGCTTCGACGCGA
The DNA window shown above is from Paraburkholderia sp. PGU19 and carries:
- the rpsO gene encoding 30S ribosomal protein S15, which codes for MSVAEITKKSDVVAQFARAANDTGSPEVQVALLTTRINELTVHFKAHTKDHHSRRGLLRMVSRRRKLLDYLKGKDADRYRALIEKLGLRK